The Gemmatimonadaceae bacterium genome contains a region encoding:
- a CDS encoding NAD-dependent epimerase/dehydratase family protein, whose protein sequence is MQSRRTFLVSSAVAGGAVLSGFRPFAAPVEQIPSGAAEPLDLLILGGTNFIGPFLVRHAVARGHRVTIFTRGRRQADLPESVERLVGDRNGQLQALEGKRWDAVIDDSGTVADWVRQSTELLASSAGRYLFVSSTGVYYPYLRRGLGESDPVHYDLVDPKDGDEAFGVMKAQGERHVVQAFGDRGLVVRPTYIVGPGDSSDRFPYWPVRLARGGEVLAPGRVDDPAQCIDVRDLAEFMVRLLEQRRSGVYNAVGPRQPMTAREFYAAAAAALKADVTFTYVDDYDFLRAHKIEEAIPWAMLSGNNDGMMSIQNARAVAAGLTFRPLADTVRDTLAWWPTVPEARRAKPRFTIAPELEAAALADWHARGR, encoded by the coding sequence GTGCAAAGTCGCCGAACATTCCTGGTCTCGTCCGCCGTTGCCGGCGGCGCGGTGTTGAGCGGCTTCCGGCCCTTCGCCGCGCCGGTCGAACAGATCCCGAGCGGCGCGGCCGAGCCGCTCGACCTGCTCATCCTCGGCGGGACCAACTTCATCGGACCGTTCCTCGTGCGTCACGCGGTGGCCCGCGGACATCGCGTCACCATCTTCACGCGGGGCCGTCGCCAGGCCGACCTGCCGGAATCCGTTGAGCGCCTCGTGGGCGATCGCAACGGGCAGTTGCAGGCGCTCGAGGGAAAACGCTGGGACGCCGTGATTGACGACTCCGGCACCGTCGCCGACTGGGTGCGGCAGTCCACCGAATTGCTCGCGTCATCGGCGGGGCGGTACCTTTTCGTCTCGTCCACGGGCGTCTACTATCCGTATCTCCGTCGCGGACTCGGGGAGTCGGACCCCGTGCATTACGACCTCGTGGACCCGAAGGATGGTGACGAGGCCTTCGGCGTGATGAAGGCGCAGGGCGAGCGCCATGTGGTGCAGGCCTTCGGTGATCGCGGACTGGTGGTCCGCCCGACGTACATCGTCGGCCCTGGTGACTCGAGCGACCGCTTTCCGTACTGGCCGGTGCGCCTTGCGCGCGGCGGCGAGGTGCTCGCGCCCGGCCGGGTCGATGATCCGGCGCAGTGCATCGACGTGCGCGATCTCGCCGAGTTCATGGTGCGACTCCTGGAGCAGCGGCGTTCGGGCGTGTACAACGCGGTGGGTCCGCGACAGCCGATGACCGCTCGGGAGTTCTACGCCGCGGCGGCGGCGGCATTGAAGGCCGACGTGACGTTCACGTATGTGGACGACTACGACTTCCTGCGGGCCCACAAGATTGAAGAGGCGATCCCGTGGGCGATGCTCAGCGGCAACAACGACGGCATGATGAGCATCCAGAACGCGCGCGCCGTGGCGGCCGGCCTCACCTTCCGGCCGCTCGCCGATACGGTGCGCGACACCCTGGCGTGGTGGCCGACGGTGCCGGAGGCGCGGCGCGCCAAGCCGCGCTTCACCATTGCGCCCGAGCTGGAGGCCGCGGCGCTGGCCGACTGGCACGCGCGCGGCCGGTGA
- a CDS encoding saccharopine dehydrogenase C-terminal domain-containing protein — protein sequence MTRFKNKILFVGYGAVAECALPILFKTLKVAPENVTVMDFEDRSEKLKKFIAKGVHWVRDRVTEQNMGALLGKYVGVGDVVIDLAWNIDACEILDWCHRHGVLYVNTSTELWDPYASGPKAHPTTRTLYWRHMNVRRLMAQWKTKGPTAVLEHGANPGLISHFTKQGLLDIAAASLADKKFKPRKAELIAELAQTQAFNHLAHQLGVKVIHCSERDTQISNKPKQVDEFVNTWSIEGFREEGQTTAEMGWGTHEKWLPPFAFKHKEGPRNQICLARMGMETWVRTWVPNYTIRGMVVRHGEAFTISDHLTVWEKGKAVYRPTVHYAYCPSDAAIASLNEMRGYDYKLNDNQRIMNDEITSGADILGALLMGHPYNSWWTGSDLSIEESRRLVPHQNATTMQVAISVIAATAWMIENPEMGVVVPDDLPHEFILDISKPYLGKFISTPSDWTPLKNYRNPFPGFAKPQFDLKDPWQFKNFLVKDGE from the coding sequence ATGACCCGATTCAAGAACAAGATCCTCTTCGTCGGCTATGGCGCTGTTGCCGAATGCGCGCTGCCCATCCTCTTCAAGACCCTCAAGGTGGCGCCCGAGAACGTCACCGTGATGGATTTCGAGGACCGGTCGGAGAAGCTGAAGAAGTTCATCGCGAAGGGGGTCCACTGGGTCCGCGACCGCGTGACCGAACAGAACATGGGCGCGCTCCTCGGGAAGTATGTCGGCGTCGGCGATGTGGTGATCGACCTCGCCTGGAACATCGACGCCTGCGAGATCCTCGACTGGTGCCATCGCCACGGCGTGCTGTACGTCAACACGTCCACCGAGCTGTGGGATCCGTACGCCTCCGGCCCGAAGGCGCACCCGACGACCAGGACGCTCTACTGGCGGCACATGAACGTCCGCCGCCTGATGGCGCAGTGGAAGACGAAGGGCCCCACGGCGGTGCTCGAGCATGGCGCGAACCCGGGCCTCATCTCGCACTTCACCAAGCAGGGGCTCCTCGACATCGCCGCCGCGTCGCTCGCCGACAAGAAGTTCAAGCCGCGGAAGGCCGAACTGATCGCCGAGCTCGCGCAGACGCAAGCCTTCAATCACCTCGCGCACCAGCTGGGCGTGAAGGTGATCCATTGCTCCGAGCGCGACACGCAGATCAGCAACAAGCCCAAGCAGGTGGACGAGTTCGTCAACACGTGGAGCATCGAGGGCTTCCGCGAAGAGGGACAGACGACCGCGGAGATGGGCTGGGGGACGCACGAGAAGTGGCTGCCGCCGTTCGCCTTCAAGCACAAGGAAGGCCCGAGGAACCAGATCTGCCTCGCGCGGATGGGCATGGAGACGTGGGTGCGCACGTGGGTGCCGAACTACACCATTCGCGGCATGGTCGTCCGCCACGGCGAGGCGTTCACCATCTCCGATCACCTCACGGTCTGGGAGAAGGGCAAGGCGGTCTACCGGCCGACGGTGCACTACGCCTACTGCCCGAGCGACGCGGCCATTGCGTCGCTCAACGAGATGCGCGGCTACGACTACAAGCTCAACGACAACCAGCGCATCATGAACGATGAGATCACCAGCGGCGCCGACATCCTCGGCGCGCTGCTGATGGGGCATCCGTACAACTCCTGGTGGACGGGGAGCGACCTGAGCATCGAGGAATCGCGCCGCCTGGTGCCGCACCAGAACGCCACCACGATGCAGGTCGCCATCTCCGTCATCGCCGCCACCGCGTGGATGATCGAGAACCCCGAGATGGGCGTCGTCGTGCCGGACGACCTGCCGCACGAGTTCATCCTCGACATCTCCAAGCCGTACCTCGGCAAGTTCATCTCGACGCCGTCCGACTGGACGCCGCTCAAGAACTACCGGAATCCGTTTCCGGGCTTCGCCAAGCCGCAGTTCGACCTGAAGGATCCCTGGCAGTTCAAGAACTTCCTCGTCAAGGACGGCGAATGA
- a CDS encoding LD-carboxypeptidase, with translation MTTPLKVSRRLTVGDHVALVSPASPVRSARVLALGRKRLEQFGLRVKTGRYALSEHGYLAGTDRERVHDLEAAFRDPEIKAIICTRGGYGVARLLPSFDLDLARRHPKPLVGFSDITALHLALQKAGVVSFWGPMPCSSLGWSPFSARSLQRALMSEVPAGRVPFAPGRRPITLRRGIAQGRITGGTLSLLTSSLGTPYEVETRGRVVFIEDVDEEPFKVDRMLTQLTAAGKLTDAAGVALGIFTGTDKRNCPGRLSLTMREVFADHLLPLKVPALRNVAVGHVPDQVTLPYGVAARMDAGAGTVTLLEAGVRA, from the coding sequence ATGACCACGCCGCTGAAGGTTTCTCGTCGCCTCACCGTCGGAGATCACGTGGCGCTGGTCTCTCCGGCGTCGCCGGTGAGGAGCGCGCGCGTTCTGGCACTCGGCCGCAAGCGGCTGGAGCAGTTTGGGCTCCGGGTGAAGACCGGGCGATACGCGCTGTCGGAACACGGGTATCTCGCCGGGACCGACCGTGAGCGCGTGCACGACCTCGAGGCCGCTTTTCGTGATCCAGAGATCAAGGCGATCATCTGTACACGTGGAGGCTACGGCGTCGCGCGGCTTCTGCCGTCGTTCGATCTCGACCTGGCGCGACGTCACCCCAAGCCGCTCGTCGGCTTTTCCGACATCACCGCGTTGCACCTCGCCTTGCAGAAGGCGGGCGTCGTCTCGTTCTGGGGCCCCATGCCTTGCTCGTCCCTCGGATGGAGTCCCTTCTCCGCGCGTTCACTTCAGCGCGCGCTGATGTCCGAGGTTCCGGCCGGACGCGTCCCGTTTGCACCGGGACGCCGGCCGATAACGTTGCGACGCGGAATCGCGCAGGGGCGCATCACCGGCGGCACGCTCAGCCTGCTGACGTCGAGTTTGGGGACTCCATATGAAGTCGAGACGCGAGGACGAGTCGTCTTCATAGAAGACGTTGACGAAGAGCCCTTCAAGGTGGACCGCATGCTGACCCAGCTGACCGCGGCGGGAAAGCTGACGGATGCGGCGGGCGTGGCGCTGGGGATCTTCACGGGGACCGACAAGCGCAATTGCCCCGGCCGGCTCAGCCTGACGATGCGCGAGGTCTTTGCCGATCACCTGCTCCCGCTCAAGGTGCCGGCTCTTCGCAATGTCGCGGTGGGACATGTTCCCGATCAGGTGACGTTGCCGTACGGCGTTGCGGCCCGGATGGATGCCGGCGCGGGAACCGTCACGTTGCTAGAGGCGGGCGTTCGGGCGTAG
- a CDS encoding M3 family metallopeptidase, whose protein sequence is MFSVRRFAIPLGIAVLACSEVVTAQLPGTNPFATPSPLLYQAPDFTRIRNTDFQPAIEEGMRQQLAEVAAIIHAPGTPTFANTILPFERSGQLLSRVQRVVGALTSSNTNDTLQAIQRALAPKLAAHRDAINLNDTLFLRIKSLYDRRASLGLDSLQRLVVERYYRDFVRAGALLSDADKTRLRALNREQASLTNEFGRRLLAATRAGGVIVDDVRQLAGLSAGEVAAAAGAAQARGLSGRWLLPLQNTTQQPAQSSLQNRALRQRLFEASTMRAARGDSNDTRQVILRLAQLRPERAQLLGYPSLAAYGLDETMAKTPENALRLLTQLVTPATAKARGEATAMQQLVDRQGGGFKLEPWDWQFYAEQVRAEQYALDEEQIKPYFEMDRVLRDGVFYAAQQLYGLTFKERKDIPVYHPDVRVFEVFDADSSLGLFYADYYKRDNKNGGAWSSGFVSRSALLGTRPVVINNCNFTKPAAGQPALLTWDNVTTMYHEFGHALSSFMNAAPYPRLAGNMPRDFTEVPSQFNEHWALHPEVFAHYARHYQTGAPMPAALEAKIRRTTTFDQGFATTEYLGAALLDMAWHTLSVNDHPTDVDAFEAQALKRFGVDLPLVPPRYKTNYFSHIWGGGYSAGYYAYIWSEVIDADAYAWFLEHGGMTRANGQRFRDLILSRGGTGDMATIYREFRGRDPVIGPLLSNRGLTGGER, encoded by the coding sequence ATGTTCTCCGTCCGCCGTTTCGCGATCCCCCTTGGGATTGCCGTTCTCGCCTGCAGCGAAGTCGTCACCGCGCAGCTGCCGGGCACCAATCCATTCGCCACGCCGAGTCCGCTGCTGTACCAGGCGCCGGACTTCACGCGCATTCGCAACACCGACTTCCAGCCGGCCATCGAAGAGGGGATGCGCCAGCAACTGGCCGAAGTGGCCGCCATCATTCACGCGCCGGGCACGCCGACCTTCGCGAACACCATCCTGCCGTTCGAGCGCTCCGGGCAGTTGCTGTCGCGCGTGCAGCGCGTCGTCGGCGCGCTCACGTCGTCCAACACCAACGACACGCTGCAGGCCATCCAGCGCGCGCTCGCGCCGAAGCTCGCGGCGCACCGCGATGCGATCAACCTCAACGACACGCTCTTCCTGCGCATCAAGAGCCTCTACGATCGCCGCGCGAGCCTCGGTCTCGACTCGCTGCAGCGCCTTGTCGTGGAGCGCTACTACCGCGACTTCGTGCGCGCCGGGGCCCTGCTGTCCGACGCCGACAAGACGCGGCTGCGCGCGCTCAATCGCGAGCAGGCGTCGCTCACCAACGAGTTCGGCCGTCGGTTGCTGGCCGCCACGCGCGCCGGCGGCGTCATCGTGGATGACGTGAGGCAGCTGGCCGGCCTGAGCGCCGGCGAGGTCGCGGCAGCAGCGGGCGCCGCCCAGGCCCGCGGCCTCTCGGGGCGCTGGCTCCTGCCGCTGCAGAACACCACGCAGCAGCCCGCGCAGTCCTCACTGCAGAACCGCGCGCTGCGACAGCGGCTCTTTGAAGCGTCCACCATGCGGGCCGCGCGCGGCGACAGCAACGACACGCGCCAGGTCATCCTGCGTCTCGCCCAGCTCCGTCCCGAGCGGGCGCAGCTGCTCGGGTATCCGTCCCTCGCTGCCTACGGCCTCGACGAGACCATGGCGAAGACGCCCGAGAACGCGCTCCGCCTGCTGACCCAGCTCGTGACGCCGGCGACCGCGAAGGCGCGGGGCGAGGCCACGGCCATGCAGCAGCTCGTGGACAGGCAGGGCGGTGGCTTCAAGCTTGAGCCGTGGGACTGGCAGTTCTACGCCGAGCAGGTGCGGGCCGAGCAGTACGCATTGGACGAGGAGCAGATCAAGCCGTACTTCGAAATGGACCGCGTGCTGCGCGACGGCGTCTTCTACGCGGCGCAGCAGCTGTACGGGCTGACGTTCAAGGAACGGAAGGACATTCCGGTCTACCATCCCGACGTGCGCGTCTTCGAGGTCTTCGACGCCGACTCGTCGCTCGGCCTGTTCTACGCCGACTACTACAAGCGCGACAACAAGAATGGCGGCGCCTGGTCGTCCGGCTTCGTCAGCCGCTCGGCGCTGCTCGGCACGCGGCCGGTGGTGATCAACAACTGCAACTTCACCAAGCCGGCCGCCGGCCAGCCGGCGCTGCTGACGTGGGACAACGTGACCACGATGTATCACGAGTTCGGTCACGCCCTGAGCAGCTTCATGAACGCCGCGCCGTATCCACGGCTCGCGGGGAACATGCCGCGGGACTTCACGGAAGTCCCGTCGCAATTCAATGAACATTGGGCGCTGCACCCCGAGGTGTTCGCGCACTACGCGCGGCACTACCAGACCGGCGCACCGATGCCGGCGGCGCTCGAGGCCAAGATCCGGCGCACGACAACGTTCGATCAGGGTTTCGCGACCACGGAATACCTGGGCGCGGCGCTGCTCGACATGGCGTGGCACACCTTGTCGGTGAACGACCACCCGACGGACGTCGACGCGTTCGAGGCGCAGGCGCTCAAGCGCTTCGGGGTTGACCTGCCGCTCGTGCCGCCGCGGTACAAGACCAACTACTTCTCGCATATCTGGGGCGGCGGCTACTCGGCGGGCTACTATGCCTACATCTGGAGCGAAGTGATCGACGCCGACGCGTACGCCTGGTTCCTCGAGCACGGCGGGATGACGAGGGCCAACGGCCAGCGCTTCCGCGACCTCATCCTGTCGCGCGGCGGGACGGGCGACATGGCGACGATCTATCGCGAGTTCCGCGGGCGTGATCCGGTGATTGGTCCGCTGCTGTCCAACCGGGGTCTCACGGGCGGCGAGCGCTAG
- a CDS encoding PaaI family thioesterase, which yields MTDAARPAIQDHYPDAYAVCYGCGRLNAHGLHVRTLLEGDEGVVVFTPRPEHTGVSGFVYGGLLASLIDCHAIGTAAALAERDAGRAVGEAPAPRFVTASLRVEYVAPTPHGPPLELRARVVETSARKSVVDVAVTVAGATTVTGRVIAVRIPDAMARG from the coding sequence ATGACCGACGCCGCCCGCCCCGCCATCCAGGATCACTATCCCGACGCCTACGCCGTCTGTTACGGCTGCGGCCGCCTCAATGCGCACGGCCTGCACGTGCGCACGCTGCTCGAGGGCGACGAGGGCGTCGTCGTGTTCACGCCGCGCCCGGAGCACACGGGCGTGTCGGGCTTCGTGTACGGGGGCCTGCTCGCGTCGCTCATCGACTGCCATGCCATCGGCACGGCGGCGGCGCTGGCCGAGCGCGACGCGGGCCGGGCGGTGGGAGAGGCGCCGGCGCCGCGTTTCGTCACGGCCTCGCTGCGCGTGGAGTACGTGGCGCCGACGCCCCACGGTCCGCCGCTCGAACTGCGGGCACGCGTGGTGGAGACCAGCGCGCGCAAGTCGGTGGTGGACGTGGCCGTCACGGTGGCGGGCGCCACCACCGTCACCGGCCGCGTGATCGCCGTCCGCATTCCGGATGCGATGGCGCGCGGCTGA
- a CDS encoding GNAT family N-acetyltransferase — protein sequence MAPRPPAVSIGAMGVDDVDAVVALMRSVIEPLAYYNARARSAELSRYTAAGLRALVTDDAQAVLVARDGAELVGFCVSRYDDGTIWLSWFGTAAGARHRGVGRALLAALAKTLPSRNAHKIWCDSRVDNIESRSVLERAGFRRIATLTNHWFGQDYYLWE from the coding sequence ATGGCCCCTCGCCCGCCGGCCGTGTCCATCGGGGCAATGGGTGTCGATGACGTCGACGCCGTCGTCGCCCTGATGCGCTCCGTCATCGAGCCGCTCGCGTACTACAATGCGCGCGCCCGCAGCGCCGAGTTGTCGAGGTACACGGCAGCCGGCCTTCGTGCGCTCGTCACGGATGATGCGCAGGCCGTGCTGGTGGCGCGCGATGGCGCTGAGCTCGTCGGCTTCTGCGTGAGCCGGTATGACGACGGCACCATCTGGCTTTCGTGGTTCGGCACTGCCGCCGGTGCCCGTCACCGCGGCGTCGGTCGCGCACTGCTCGCCGCGCTCGCCAAAACACTCCCGTCGCGGAATGCGCACAAGATCTGGTGCGATTCGCGCGTGGACAACATCGAGTCCAGATCGGTCCTCGAGCGCGCGGGCTTCCGTCGCATCGCGACGCTCACGAACCATTGGTTCGGGCAGGATTACTATCTGTGGGAGTAG
- a CDS encoding FAD/NAD(P)-binding oxidoreductase, with translation MTHYSHLLVGGGMTADAAARGIREIDANATIGLIGAESHPPYSRPPLSKGLWKDTALASIWSDTAAAGVALHLGRRVTALDPEARQVTDDVGAVYTYDKLLLATGGTPRRLSSDPDDVIYFRTYDDYARLRAMSAVRRKVIVIGGGFIGSEIAAALRMQEHEVTMLMPEEGIGSRVFPADLSRHLVDYFGERGIAVLTGRGVASVRRNDAQTIVTTTTGDALAADAVVAGLGLTPNVELAERAGLEVANGIVVDEFLRTRRPDIYAAGDVANFYSPALDTRRRVEHEDNAVSMGRQAGRNMAGDAVACHHLPFFYSDLFELGYEAVGDLDARLQTVADWKVPFREGVIYYLRDGRVRGVLLWNVWGQLDAARRLIADSGPITASALIGRLPE, from the coding sequence ATGACGCACTACAGTCATCTCCTGGTCGGCGGCGGCATGACCGCGGATGCCGCGGCACGCGGCATTCGTGAAATCGACGCAAATGCCACCATTGGCCTGATCGGCGCCGAGTCGCATCCCCCGTACAGTCGGCCGCCGCTCTCGAAGGGGCTCTGGAAGGACACGGCGCTCGCATCCATATGGAGCGATACGGCCGCCGCCGGGGTCGCGCTGCATCTCGGCCGCCGCGTGACCGCGCTGGATCCCGAAGCCCGGCAGGTCACGGACGACGTGGGCGCGGTCTACACCTACGACAAGCTCTTGCTCGCGACCGGCGGCACGCCGCGCCGATTGTCGTCCGATCCGGACGACGTGATCTACTTCCGCACCTACGACGACTACGCGCGACTGCGCGCCATGTCTGCCGTGCGCCGCAAGGTCATCGTCATCGGCGGGGGCTTCATTGGCAGCGAGATCGCCGCCGCGCTGCGGATGCAGGAGCACGAGGTGACCATGCTCATGCCGGAAGAAGGCATCGGTAGTCGGGTCTTTCCCGCCGATCTCTCGCGTCATCTCGTCGACTACTTTGGTGAGCGGGGCATCGCCGTGCTCACCGGTCGCGGGGTGGCCAGCGTGCGGCGCAACGACGCGCAGACAATCGTGACGACCACGACCGGCGATGCGCTCGCGGCCGATGCGGTGGTTGCGGGCCTTGGCCTCACGCCAAACGTCGAGTTGGCGGAGCGGGCAGGGCTCGAAGTGGCGAACGGCATCGTGGTGGACGAGTTCCTGCGCACGCGACGCCCCGACATCTACGCCGCCGGCGACGTGGCCAACTTCTACAGCCCGGCGCTCGACACCCGCCGGCGTGTCGAGCACGAGGACAACGCCGTCTCGATGGGTCGGCAGGCCGGGCGGAACATGGCCGGCGACGCGGTCGCGTGTCACCACCTGCCGTTCTTCTACTCCGACCTCTTCGAGCTCGGCTACGAGGCGGTCGGCGACCTTGATGCGCGACTGCAGACCGTCGCCGACTGGAAGGTGCCGTTTCGCGAGGGGGTGATCTACTACCTCCGCGACGGCCGCGTACGCGGCGTGCTGCTCTGGAACGTCTGGGGCCAGCTCGACGCGGCACGGCGCCTCATCGCCGATTCCGGACCGATCACGGCCTCCGCGCTCATCGGACGCCTGCCCGAGTAA
- the folE gene encoding GTP cyclohydrolase I: MPVPLVALAPSLPPHAELPAPRTALHLADDDRLARTASAFRAFLASLDLDLDDPNLVGTDFRVARAYRELFAGLAPGAEPTLSTFPNSEGYADIVSVVGIPFFSLCAHHFLPFFGTAHVGYIPGRELLGLSKFARVVDYYARRPQLQERLTQQITELLDARLEPAGVIVVIEARHLCMEMRGIGAPGVTTRTVATRGALLDATLRNRFLAEVRDAGFTAQARGGAS, encoded by the coding sequence GTGCCCGTCCCGCTCGTCGCGCTCGCCCCGTCGTTGCCGCCGCACGCTGAACTGCCGGCCCCTCGCACGGCGCTCCACCTGGCCGATGACGATCGGCTCGCCCGGACCGCGTCCGCCTTTCGCGCCTTTCTCGCGTCGCTCGACCTCGACCTCGACGACCCGAATCTCGTCGGGACCGACTTTCGCGTGGCGCGCGCCTACCGCGAACTCTTCGCCGGCCTGGCCCCCGGCGCGGAGCCGACGCTCAGCACGTTCCCGAACAGCGAGGGCTACGCGGATATCGTCTCCGTGGTCGGCATCCCGTTCTTCTCGCTGTGCGCGCACCACTTTCTCCCCTTCTTCGGCACGGCGCACGTGGGGTACATCCCGGGCCGCGAGCTGCTGGGGTTGTCGAAGTTCGCGCGGGTCGTCGACTACTACGCGCGGCGCCCGCAGCTGCAGGAGCGCCTGACACAGCAGATCACCGAGCTGCTCGACGCGCGTCTGGAGCCGGCCGGGGTGATCGTGGTGATCGAGGCTCGCCATCTCTGCATGGAGATGCGAGGGATCGGGGCCCCCGGCGTCACGACACGGACGGTGGCGACACGCGGCGCATTGCTCGACGCAACCCTGCGCAACCGGTTTCTCGCCGAGGTGCGCGACGCCGGTTTCACCGCTCAGGCACGGGGTGGTGCATCATGA
- a CDS encoding type III PLP-dependent enzyme: MISKARLKKLAEEHGTPLLVIDHDELRKNFRSFRRYMPRVQPYFAVKAGADPAIVRTLFDEGSSFDVASMPEFDLVYDNIKGMPARERQQWIWDKIIYANPIKPVETLRELDQYKPLVTFDNVDEIEKVRLHAPRAGLVLRLKVSNTGAMVELSSKFGAPPSEAVDLILEADRQGLVVEGVSFHVGSQTTNFENYVEALNLTADIYAEAQSRGYTKMNLVDIGGGFPAPYDSTVRPFKELARIINSEINRLFPKHIEILAEPGRFFVATAGYSVSKIIGKSVREGKPSYYLDDGVYHTYSGQIFDHCKYPVKSFKRGRTKLSAVFGPTCDALDVISMADPLPELDRDDLVYSEMIGAYTWASATTFNGFSPAKVVHVNE, from the coding sequence ATGATCTCGAAAGCCCGGCTGAAGAAGCTGGCCGAGGAGCACGGCACGCCGCTGCTCGTCATCGACCATGACGAGCTGCGGAAGAACTTCCGGTCGTTCCGGCGGTACATGCCGCGCGTGCAGCCGTACTTTGCGGTGAAGGCCGGCGCCGACCCGGCGATCGTGCGCACGCTGTTCGACGAGGGATCGAGCTTCGACGTGGCCTCGATGCCCGAGTTCGACCTCGTGTACGACAACATCAAGGGGATGCCGGCGCGCGAGCGCCAGCAGTGGATCTGGGACAAGATCATCTACGCCAATCCCATCAAGCCCGTCGAGACGCTCCGCGAACTCGACCAGTACAAGCCGCTGGTCACCTTCGACAACGTCGACGAGATCGAGAAGGTCAGGCTGCACGCGCCGCGGGCCGGGCTCGTGCTGCGCCTGAAGGTGTCCAACACCGGCGCGATGGTGGAACTCTCCTCGAAGTTCGGCGCGCCGCCCAGCGAGGCGGTGGACCTGATTCTCGAGGCCGACCGTCAGGGGCTGGTGGTCGAGGGCGTCAGCTTCCACGTCGGGAGCCAGACGACGAACTTCGAGAACTACGTCGAGGCGCTCAACCTCACGGCCGACATCTACGCGGAAGCGCAGTCACGCGGGTACACCAAGATGAACCTGGTGGACATCGGCGGCGGCTTCCCGGCACCCTACGATTCGACGGTGCGCCCGTTCAAGGAACTGGCGCGCATCATCAACTCCGAGATCAACCGGCTCTTTCCGAAGCACATCGAGATTTTGGCCGAGCCGGGGCGGTTCTTCGTGGCCACGGCCGGCTACTCGGTGTCCAAGATCATCGGCAAGTCGGTGCGCGAGGGGAAGCCGTCGTACTATCTGGACGACGGTGTGTACCACACGTACTCCGGACAGATCTTCGACCACTGCAAGTATCCGGTGAAGTCGTTCAAGCGCGGGCGGACGAAGCTGTCCGCGGTCTTCGGCCCCACCTGCGACGCGCTCGACGTGATCTCGATGGCCGATCCCCTGCCGGAGCTCGACCGGGACGACCTGGTCTACAGCGAGATGATTGGCGCGTACACGTGGGCGTCGGCGACGACGTTCAACGGGTTTTCACCGGCCAAGGTGGTGCATGTAAACGAGTAG
- a CDS encoding OsmC family protein gives MSAPRQRDPIVVTHEGGVQFAAQVRAHRLLVDQPERGGGADAGPSPIELLGVSLGTCVALYVQQFCHSRGLSHEGMRVEVQQRGAQNPNRIGEFAVRVVLPAGLPAEHVEMLERVARSCPAHNTLVHGAEVAIQIDIGVPAA, from the coding sequence ATGTCGGCCCCACGACAACGCGACCCGATCGTCGTCACCCACGAAGGCGGCGTGCAGTTTGCGGCCCAGGTGCGCGCCCATCGCCTGCTCGTCGACCAGCCCGAGCGGGGCGGCGGCGCGGATGCAGGCCCGTCACCCATCGAGTTACTCGGTGTCTCGCTCGGCACGTGCGTGGCGCTGTACGTCCAGCAGTTCTGTCATTCCCGCGGCCTCTCGCACGAGGGAATGCGCGTCGAGGTCCAGCAGCGGGGTGCGCAGAATCCCAACCGCATCGGCGAGTTCGCGGTGCGCGTGGTGCTTCCCGCCGGCCTTCCCGCCGAACACGTGGAGATGCTCGAACGGGTGGCGCGCAGCTGCCCGGCGCACAATACGCTCGTCCACGGGGCCGAGGTGGCCATTCAGATCGACATTGGGGTCCCGGCGGCCTAA
- a CDS encoding SET domain-containing protein, which yields MKPRAPHDGVYARIGPSRIHGVGARAIRDIPAGTLVFRGEDERVAWLSRAAVRRMPTAIRALYEDFGMVAGSKIGVPPNLNRLSVGWYVNHADRPNVEAGDDGRFRALRRIRAGEELTADYRTFVDEALPFRPRRERPARKSGGRKRPA from the coding sequence ATGAAGCCGCGCGCACCGCATGACGGCGTCTATGCCCGCATCGGGCCCTCGCGCATCCACGGCGTGGGCGCACGGGCGATCCGCGACATTCCGGCGGGGACGCTGGTCTTCCGCGGCGAAGACGAACGCGTGGCCTGGCTGTCGCGCGCCGCGGTGCGGCGCATGCCGACGGCAATTCGCGCGCTTTACGAGGACTTCGGCATGGTCGCCGGCTCGAAGATCGGTGTGCCGCCCAATCTGAACCGGCTCTCGGTGGGGTGGTACGTGAACCACGCCGACCGGCCGAACGTCGAGGCGGGTGACGACGGCCGCTTTCGCGCGCTGCGCCGCATCCGGGCCGGCGAGGAGCTGACGGCCGACTACCGGACGTTCGTGGACGAGGCGCTGCCGTTCCGGCCCCGGCGCGAGCGCCCGGCCCGCAAGTCGGGCGGGCGAAAGCGCCCGGCCTGA